Proteins co-encoded in one Chionomys nivalis chromosome 6, mChiNiv1.1, whole genome shotgun sequence genomic window:
- the Hnrnpdl gene encoding heterogeneous nuclear ribonucleoprotein D-like isoform X3, producing the protein MFIGGLSWDTSKKDLTEYLSRFGEVVDCTIKTDPVTGRSRGFGFVLFKDAASVDKVLELKEHKLDGKLIDPKRAKALKGKEPPKKVFVGGLSPDTSEEQIKEYFGAFGEIENIELPMDTKTNERRGFCFITYTDEEPVKKLLESRYHQIGSGKCEIKVAQPKEVYRQQQQQQKGGRGGTAGGRGGARGRGRGQGQNWNQGFNNYYDQGYGNYNSAYGGDQNYSGYGGYDYTGYNYGNYGYGQGYADYSGQQSTYGKASRGGGNHQNNYQPY; encoded by the exons ATGTTTATTGGAGGCTTGAGCTGGGACACAAGCAAGAAAGATCTGACTGAGTATTTGTCTCGATTTGGGGAAGTTGTAGACTGCACTATTAAAACAGATCCAGTCACTGGACGATCGAGAGGATTTGGATTTGTGCTTTTCAAAGATGCTGCTAGTGTGGATAAG GTTTTGGAACTGAAAGAACACAAACTGGATGGCAAATTGATAGACCCCAAAAGGGCCAAAGCTTTAAAGGGAAAAGAACCCCCTAAAAAGGTTTTTGTGGGTGGATTGAGTCCAGATACTTCAGAAGAACAAATCAAAGAATATTTTGGAGCCTTTGGAGAG ATAGAAAATATCGAGCTTCCCATGgatacaaaaacaaatgaaagaagaggATTCTGTTTTATCACATATACAGATGAAGAGCCAGTAAAGAAATTGTTAGAAAGCAGATACCATCAAATAGGTTCTGGGAAG tgCGAAATCAAAGTTGCACAACCCAAAGAGGTATACaggcagcaacagcaacaacaaaaaggtgGACGAGGTGGGACGGCTGGTGGAAGAGGTGGTGCTAGGGGACGAGGAAGAG GTCAGGGCCAAAACTGGAACCAAGGATTTAATAACTATTATGATCAAGGATATGGAAATTATAATAGTGCCTATGGTGGTGATCAAAACTATAGTGGCTATGGCGGATATGATTATACTGGGTATAACTATGGGAACTATGGATATGGACAGGGATATGCAGACTACAGCG GTCAACAGAGCACTTATGGCAAGGCATCCCGAGGGGGTGGCAATCACCAGAACAATTACCAGCCCTACTGA